GGTCTCCTTGTTGGTTTTTAAGCTTCACTGAAATAAATGGAAACCCATAGAAAATCAATCTAAAGTGTAATAAATAAACGTACTAATTTGAGGTTGTGGGATAAAACATCCAAAACCACTGGTATGCTCATCACCCAGCCGACTGTCTCTGCTCATTCCCACCATACATCCGCACAGCTTTCATGCCGCCGGGCTTTTCCAGCGTACCAGCAGCGAACACGCTTTCGTGCTTTCCCCCTCCGATGTTTTCAGTGCTTCTCCCTCGCTGCCTCATTTAATGCTCGCTGGCTGAAATACCACAGAGTGTAGGTGTGATTGACAAACAACCACTGACTGTGTGTCCCTATTCCTGGACCAGTGCTGCGACGCAACTCCCCAAGCACGCAGCTGATGGGAGATGGCAGCGCTTGGTATTTTGCTGCGCTCTCTTGAGCGTAAgcgagagaaagggagaaagggagaaagggagagagggagagaataagAAGAGCGAGAGGGGACGAGACTGTTAAGGGCCAAGAAATAACacagtgtctgtctctgctttgTCCTTGCAAAGAAAGGAAACGTGCATTTAGACGTGTGCACGAACAAAAGAGGAGGGCTGATGAAGTCATGAGTCTGTACAGTAAGCGGGAGAAAGGAGTGAATAGCTGCAGGAATGTGGAGACGAAGCGAGAGGAGGGGCAGAGAGGAGTCGGATAACTTTCTCCTCTCTTACTCATCCTCAGCTGATTCCTGGTGAACTCTGGAGGCAGCGAGGTCACAGATGTTTGTGAGCAATAGCAATAGTTGTGTGAGCGTTTCgagtgcgtgtgtttgtgtgtgtgtgtgtgtgtgccaacaGTCTGTGATTCCCTGGTATACATGCTAACATCTGAGACAAACacgcagagacagagagcgagagaatcGGCTCTGTCCTTGTCCGCCCGTCTCTTTCATCGCGTGTGCTGCAGATCGCTAAAACATCCCCACggcctctctctcactctctctctcactctctctctctttgtctgcagGTCTCTCTGTTGGAGTTCAGCAAGTCCATCCTACGTGGGCTCAGAGGCAATATGGGTAAGATGGAGAAGAATCAATACCTCTAtttccacctctctccctcacctcacctgcctcctcctcctcctcctcaacacGATACACTTCACTCCTCCGTCCTTGACATTTGTGTGAGCTCTGCCTCCTGCTCGGGGTTTTGTGTTGGTTAGTGCCACTCTGCAACGtgagacaaagaagaagaagcctcgTTTGTTGTCACAAGCACAAATGACGCTTGTTTAAACGGCGCTTCAAAcacagtcttttctttttcttttttcttttttatccgTGTCTGCACAATGTATTTGGATTGGTCTTGTGTTGTCTCTCCGTCTTTCTGCCTTATTAAACTCATGAGGAGCTCAATTCTGGATTTCTCTCACGCATGACTTGGGCTTCACTGAGGCACCGAACCATTTAGTCAAACTTCCCTACATcgcttttcatttttcttctctctctacacacacacacacacacacacacacgcttataAACACAGTGCTGCCATTACCTCTCACATACTTTCTCCTCACATTAGTGCACACAGAGATTGTTGCATTGACATTGTGTCTAATGAATCGATGTAGGCTTTTGTGAGTTTGCTATCCGGGTGTATTGGGTCAATGGTTCCCAACCTTAAGGGTCAGCACCCCCAACAGGGGTCACCAGATTAATCTAAAGTTAGGCTACAcccatacattttttatctaaAACGATGTCGACCCAGACGAGCGTTTTAGCTCTGTATCAGGAGTTAACTCTGTCCATACTTACACACTTGAAAACGCCTGTCACATTACCATTCATGTTCGCTTGGCAGCTGGTGTGAACAGGAAGCtgattgtctactctgcagtttgttgcttagttacagaaaatatggTAAAAAGTAAGcgcagggatttcttttctcagaCCGAcaacgaggtggaactgttactgacagttgGTGTTAGCAACGCTTTTCATTCACCAGTGGTTGTCGAGTTGTGGCTGATGAGacccaatcaggaagtgaatgcAGGTCATCCTCTCGTTTCCGTTTCTGCCCTTTAAGACCACAACGCAGCCCCTGAAGTTTTCAAACTATATCGGGGGGGGGGCCAGCAgtttttccaaacttctctgtttgaGGTGCCCAGAATCTGCTTGTTGTTTCCCAGGATCTTGCTCTACCTGGTAACTCACATGAATCCACATGCGAAGGTCTCCCTGAGTTTCAGTGTgaacagaaaaaagacaaaacttaATGACTAAGTTTGCTGAGTGAAACATGGACGGTGATTCACTCCCTGTCTGCTACAGGCAGAGGAGAAACACTGCAGGTCGAGCTCAGCAGCTTCTTGTTGTGTAAGTTGAGCATAGCTGACACTTCTGACTACACTTACTCAGGCTTGACTCAGAtattctgtgtttcactgttgcTGAGGTGAAACGGGGAAACTGTCATCCTGTATCACAgctgtctgttgtgtgtgtattgacTCTGCAGGcatcatttcaaatttaaatatctGCTTCCTCAAGAGACAGGTTCTGGATTTATCTGATGAAGTTAAAGAGTAGAACTGTGTTTTTTCTACAGGATGTAGTGGTTTGGAAAATGTTTCGGCCAACGGACTTTCTGCAGGACGACAAGTTTGGATCCTGCAGCTACAGAAATGCCCATTAAAAACCTCAACTGCTCTGAGTGCTATTAATATTGCAGTCCtcaatttgtgatttgtgaatgagTGATGAGGGAATTGAGGCTGACCCAGATGAGTCGATGAATGAGTGATGATGGGCTGATTGAAAGTCTCCCACAGTGAGGGCGGACAGTCGGAGCAGGAGGAGTCTCTGTTCGTCTCTGCTTCAAATCACAGCTTTGACACCTGAAGTGTAAGAGGCAAAATATCACCTGGCACACTAACTCTAgcctgaaagacacacacacacacacacacacaaggtgttGCTTTGTTTACTTGTGTAGAAACACCTGCTTATTCAAGCGTTAAGCTGTTTgtgacagttgtgtgtttgagctACTTAGATGGGATGTGTTGCTTTTATCAGTCCTGTGTGATTGTAGCATGGATATCTTTAGGTTTTGGACTCTaggttaggtgtgtgtgtgtgtgtgtgtgtgtgtgtgtgtgtgtgtgtgtgtgtgtgtgtgtgtgtgtgtgtgtgtgtgtgtgtgtgtgtgtgtgtgtgtgtgtgtgtgtgtgtgtgtgtgtgtgtgtgtaatgtaataaatcattacattttaggGTTGAAGACATGTTTTTAGATTATGGTTAACGTTAGGGTTAAAAGTTTAGTTTAAGGAGTAGGTTAAGTTTGAGGTgtaggttaagggttagggtcagACAATGATTAAGGAAatcaatgaatgtgtgtgaaatgagtTGCGagggtatctccagatgatGTGTTGTTGAATCGTTTTCACATTCCTCTTCAAACAAACCTCACTGTGAAGCAGAAATCTAAACAATCAGTGGAAGATGTGTCTTGTGAATCTGGTTCAGTTTCGATTTTTGATAATGTTCTAATCGAAAAATCTGTCTCtgtagaagaagaagtgaaacCAACATGTTTCACCTCTGCAGATTTATTAAGGCACAGCTGCAAGATGTGGTGATGTTTGGATGAATTTCTTCACAACAGAAACTTAAACTACGATCTCTGTCACCCtcaaatcaacacaaactgtAGTTTGTCTAAATTGTCAGGAGACCTGAGATGACATTGACTTATCCTCTTAAATTCATAAACAACAGAAATTGCATGTTTCAACAGGCGTAATTACAGCCGCAGCCTGTCGAACCTGTATGCTCGtctgttttaattcatgtgaaCTAGGTTGCGTTTGTCCAGATCTTTCTGCTCCGAGGCTGCATGTGTCTTTGACATGATCAGTATGACTGCAGTCAGCTTCAAACATCTCTGAGCTCAGTGAAGGAGATTTAAAGGAGCAAGCTCAAGGTTTAAACCGGTCTGTGCAGCTGATAAAGAAAAGGAGCATTTCTCCATCTTTCATCACAGAAGGATGTAAAAGTATACaactttaaattgtgtttattgaCATAGAGCACAATTGTGTTCACAGGGAATTCACATATAAATGTTCTATAgatgttgtaaaataaaataatcaagaTGGAACAATATCATTTCAGCAGCAACATAAaacagtggcacacacacatctccaagGCTCAACAggtcaattcaatcaagcttcaccaaatttcacacacacataaatataggTCTcctaaaaatgacaaattttctcacatctcacctcttctctctcttacTTGTGTGTCAGCCTCAGCGACATCTGCTGATCTGTCTGACTGTAACAGTGCATCCGTACAAATCACCACTATCATTAAAgaattaatgaaaaatgtaggaATAGAAGTCGATTGCTCTTATGTCACATTACAACTGGGAAAACTCAGATAGACTAAATAAATCCTCCAACACCAAGAACTGGACTGAAACTGTCTGGAGGAATAGACCTTTACCTTAAAACTGCCTCATGATCCGTGTTTTAAGTGGGAAATGGGccaaatgtatgtgtttatgtcacttttcctctgcagtgttATGAAGCATAACCCTGCCAGTGCCACCGCAGAATTTGATCTCAGATCTCAAAAGACTGTGAAACTAAAATTTCTTATTCCCATTCCTGGCTCCCGGGGGCCTTAAGAGGTCTGACACTCACACATGGCTCTGcctccacactcacacagcaaataacaaagaaaaacacagataaagtCAAACACAGCAGGCCTCTGTCTGCCGCTTTGGCATATTTGCTTTGAGTTTCAAGATGACAGAGAACGGGCTGGTGCCAAATGTGGCTCTGAGTTACAGctgagtgggggtggggggggcgtcTGTCACTCATGGCGGCCTGTTGTTGCCTTTAGCGCCCGACACATCGGCACGAACGCTTGGCGGAAGAAAaactcttcttttatttcttgttttgtgtccTGGTGTTTTGtgagagatgaaagagagagagagagagaggaaggagacagaAGTGGTGTGAGACTGAGGGGCGGCGGCGGCAGGGGCAGggacttcctgttcctgtgtGTGGGGGGTTCACGCACACCTGTGGCCTCGTGTAGCAGCAGCTTTGGGGGTCGGTGGTAGACGTGACGACGGTGCTCGTCTTTGTCTGTGAAAAATGTTCCTCAGCGGAGCATCAGTGGATCTTGAAACAGCCTCCGTGGGCGCTGACACATCTGATGATACGTTTACCGTTTTTCTCCACATAACTAATTTGTTcactcttcctctgtttcctctttgtcttcctccccctgcacatgatgttttttctcacctgcttctcctcctcctcctcttctctctcagccGGTAGGTGTTACTCTCTCGGTCAGGAGGGGGTTGGGGTAGTTGGCGAATCCTCAGGTGTATTGTCCTCTTATACCCAGGGACGCAATTAAGGAGAGACAGAAATTAGGAGAGACCCTTCTGTTGCATGATTTGAAGAAGAAATCTGGGGAGAAAAAGGCTCATGTTTGAAGCTTTTCACAGAACATAAAGCTCCCGTTTTGTTCGATTCAACTCAATTGTATTTGAATTGTGACAAATCTCAAAGGCATTTTACAGAGTGAagtggagaaagaggagagaaagaacaaactTTTGACGGAAACATGGTGAAGTTGTCTGTTAAATTATGATAATCTGCATCtgcactttttagtttttcagttttaaactgttcttgttttgtttgtttttttaaatatgcctTTTAACGCTAAACTCTGCTCCTGTTCCTCTTTTAACGGTGCGTTTTGCAGCCATAAACAGTggggaacaaaaacacatccatcCTAGATTGAACATAATTGTTAACTATCATTTAAGGTTCAAGATTTTTTACTGCAGGCACCGCATAGTAAACCATATTTCAACTGCCAGGACAAGAGCGAGgtgagaagcagagagagaagacttTTCCTGTGAAGTAGAATCCCATGAATGTGGAGTTTTTGGGgcctatatatattttttttaaatggcaatgGTTAATCATTCAGTggaattgaggtttgatattttttttacaaaacacaaattcaactaaatatatagaacttgaattatttctgcattgtttattgtGAATTCTGCTCCtggtggaagagaaaaaaaggaaagtttaGTGCCACACATCACAAAGTTAATTTGAATTTATCTCATCTAACTAATGATTCATTCAAATGTGCAAcaagtgaaagtgaaacataaaatattttgaTTCCATTACACCGACGTGTTCATGCAAGAGTTACGCTGTTTGCACATCTTGTCTCAGACATGTGGAAATGAACAGGACTTCCACTGACATGATTTGTACAGCACCATTAGGAGAACAGAGCCTGTCTCTTTCCACACAGACTCCCTTCTCTCttaagcagtacccaaggtcaggttgtagataaagggccaactcGCACATCATTGTATAGCATCTACACTCAGGGACTTTCACACTTAATtcaaacacctacatgtaacatagagtgTCAGTGTCTCCAGTCTTTCGTGGACGTGTTGTTGGAATTGGTGACGTGAGGTGAAGGTTGGGATGTTGTGTGAGACATCTTCAGATTtcagacatcagctgctgccggagttctcctttcaccagcttccagaaaaacTTGCATCACAACATTTGGCTCATCTTCTCCACATCGTGCTGCAGTCtccatattatttatattaatccAATTTAAGTGCATTTCTTGCTCGCTGAGTGTCCTGCGCTGATGTTGGCCTTTCTGTCTGTCACCCACcctcaaggtgtgtgtgtgtgtgtgtgtgtgtgtgtgtgtgtgtgtgtgtgtgtgtgtgtgtgtgtgtgtgtgtgtgtgtgtgtgtgtgtgtgtgtgtgtgtgtgtgtgtgtgtgtcaagagGACGAGGGGGTCATCAGTGTGCGtctccatgagtgtgtgttagtgtcttTGACTCACCCTCCTCACATCCTTCATCTGAACTATTAAAAGCGTGTCCGTCCTGAGGCATGAAGGATATGATGGCTGATCCTTCAcccctcagctcctctccctgctcctctccctcccactcaTTCCTCGCTCAAGGAGTCCCGACCTTGACCCACGAcggataacaacaacaacaacaaaactgcagatgtttagtttttttttatttcattctctgtcactcagtacaccctctgtctctttaatcCTGGTTCTGAGGAAGGACAGTGAGGGGGAGTGcagcagaggaagctgctggcTACGAGGGAGTAAACCCAGAGAGGGGATGGAGAGGGGAGTCAGTGGAGGTTATTCTGCTCTCATGGGTCTGTTAGTGAGCATACACCCATGCAGCTGCGCCAATTAGCCCTGCCATGTCTGAAaccccccttcacacacacacacacacacacacacacacacacacacacacacacacacactctcctcttctGAGCTGCACACAACCTGTTAATTGTGTATTGTGGATATGTGCTTTGTGATTTATGTCCGTGAGTGTGTTTGCGTGCTTGTCCGTCTACAccccctgtgtttgtgtgtgtgtacatatataagtataaatgtgtgtttgacagcCAGCGATGATGCCAGgcacggagaggagagaggcgAGGCGAAGCTCCCTCTCGTACGATGCCGCTGTCACATTGCATCAGTCAGGGCGGTGCAGGCAGCCAGGCAGCGGCACACAGCCGTGGAAATGACACTGCACTTCTGCTTCGGGAGAGACGAGCAGAGGGAGCGAGGAGAGATGGGATAAAGAGAGAAGCGTTATTAGCTCCAGCTTTGTTTTGACTTCACGTTGCGGCGTCTCATTTGTCTGCAGATTTTATCTGTGACAGGGCGCTGCAGAAAAGGCCTGAAAGGTTTTCTCACCGAGCTTCTTACTGTGAGCGGTGGACGCGTAATGTTCTGCCACAGTTTGATAAGTTTTGGTTATTTGACGTGAGAAATGTGGAACGAGGCTCAGCTGGAAGGAGACGATGTTATTACTGTGCACCAGTCAGCAAAGTAACTAAGTACTTTCAACctactcaagtactgtacttgAGTACAATTTTTAAGGTATTTAAATATCTTATTCAATGCAACTTTATACTTCTACGCCACCATCTCTCGAGAAGGAAAAGTATATACATTTTTAGTACATTACATTTATCAGGCAGCTTAGAAAATACTTCACAGATTAAGATATTACATACAAAACAGATTAAAGTTAATAAACAGCATTATTAAGGTTATTAATCGAAAAAATAATTTCCAGGAAAATAtgttaaaacaaacttttaagGAAAAATGTAACTGGAATATTTGGGACTAAGACAAACATCTACTTGTTTAAAGGAAAGTTAGAATATAATagaatacaatacaaaacaattcaatgaaatacatttattgttatttattgtgCACAGGGTACAATGAAATTAAGTACTTTCCAGAGACTGTgcacaaagatggatgacatgacagctcctcaaaactgaagccaaagcgtttcaatcgccccctggtggctggccaagGTACAGCTCATAAACCACGCCTCGTCCATCTTAgcgaatgggacatggaccgaacCAAAAATTTCTAAATACACGTCAAATTaatatttctcaaagatgtttctgacattttagatAGTTCTCACTGTTATGGTTagtttaaaacagttaaaaagagaaatacaataaaataaagaaatataaatgcacaGAAATACATTAGATTAACACGTATAGCCTATTAGGTAAGTTTAAATGACTTTATAATAACATAAGGACATTGGAATGCATTGGCAGGTGTAGTTTACttactggtgtgtgtctgtgtgtgttgtgtatacAGCAGAGTTTGTGTGAACAGgcccagtgtctgtgtttgttgtgtaatcACGCCTGATCCCTGCCCTCACTGTTTACGGATAAGCAGCAGCCGCCACTCGCCGCTCTGATCACCTGCTCCGGTCGTCGTCAGGTTAATGTCTTTTTAGTGCGCATGTTAAATactgtcatgttgtgttgttttaaagtgcagcagcaacacaacctGGAGCTTCCGATGTGATCGCGGCTGCTGTTGCCAGATGTAACTGAGACATTTCAGGTTAAGTGGGCAGCCTCGGGCAAGGGCATGACTGAAtacaggaggacagaggagtgcCTTCTTCTCTCATTACTTTCGGAGTTACAACAATCTCATGTGCTGCATCTGGTGTGTCAggttgtgcgtgtgcgtgcgtgcgcgcgtgcgtgtgtgtcaggttgtgtgtgcatgtgtgtgtgtgccactcaattcaaaaaacacttttcttttttattccaaaaataCAACAGATTCTAATCACATGTGGTTGATCTACACTCAGAGTTTCATTTTGAAGTATGTTGATATTTCATTTGGAACAAAgcgtttcttttctctttctcaggcCGTGTGCTAATTAAACTTAAACACAAGGGACGAGGTCTATTTAAAGGCGACAGCAACACTGCTGCTAATTGCTCTTAAACGAGGAAGAAGCCTTTACAGGGCTCTGGTTTTTACtattaccttcgccaaggagtTTTTTTCgtctgttttttgtctgtgtttgtttgatagtttacaggattacgcaaaaactactcaactgattttcatgaaatgaTGTAGAGGGCTGGcccaagaaagaacccactTAGTTTGGGGCGGATGCAGgagactttctttaacattgtgagatgtttttttgacattttcactgattagCCAGGAACAAAATCAGGTGTATTCAGGGGACCGGTTTAAATACAAatctagatctagtgaattcTAATGTCTTTTCAGAAGgcgactgttggaccttggcggagaCATGCACTTCTAGTTTGGGATATAAATAGATGGAGCAGTTAGTGAAGAGTTTTCTGGTTGTTTATGTTAAATAGACGTGTCCGTCTCTGGTTACCGCTGTTGTTAAAATGACATCTGATGATCAGATCAGACCTCAGCAGATGCAGCGAGTGGCAGCTCAGAACACATAAAGCAGATTCTTCTGACATTGCCTTTCGGATATTCAGACGCATGTATGAATGAGgtcaggcgtgtgtgtgtgtgtgtgtgtgtgtgtgtgtgtgtgtgtgtgtgtgtgtgtgtgtgtgtgtgtgtgtgtgtgtgtgtgtgtgtgtgtgtgtgtgtgtgtgtgtgtgtgtgtgtgtgtgtgtgtgtgtgtgtgtgtgtgtgtgtgtgtgtgtgtgtgtgtgttcctataTTTGTGTGAAACTCGCTCagtcttttcattcatttatcttCTTTCATCTATTTGCTCTAAATTcgaaacattttcatttattataatttacaCGTAATGATTATTTTCGCTGATGATTAATTTACTGATTTATTTCTTGATTAGATGATTGATTGTTTGGTCTACTTAAgtcagagaaaaatgaaaatctgtcaAGCTGGTGTATATTAATTACTTACTTTGTCAGATCAATATTCaacaatagaaaaaaatctTCATTTATTAGCAGGTGTAAACAAAATAGCAAATATTAGCATTTGAGAAGCTTCAGTACAAAAAATGTTGTCATGTAATTTTTGCTTAAAAcattacagaaacaatgaatctatattcaaagtgttttctggTTCTCAAATGTGGGAATTTGCTGTTTCCTTGTTTGAATCTCAATCGTTTCTGACGGTTGTTCAGAAGAGGTGGGGCAGGACCAAAGCAAGAACCTATTGgattttgtttctgaaatggATCAggcagcagatccaggatttttttctgtgtttttcaagactttcattgatttctctgagaataattcatgtatcttgataaaaaaacatttagtgtgTATAGAGTTTatgcattttggtgcagatcattAGATTCAGCTCTTGTTTTCCATCTCTGGTGCTAACCCtggttcctctgtctgtccaggCTCACCCAGCAGTACGTCTACCCACAGGCGTTCCTCCAGCCCAGCCTGATGCTGCAGTCCCAGCTCAGCCCCACAGCAGCGGCCCTCTCCTCCCCTTACCTGGACTACAGCTCCGCCTACAGCCACTACACCCCCACAGGACTGGAGCAGTACCCTTACACCCCCTCACCATCACCCTCTGGTGGCTACCTCAGCTACAGCTTCTCCCCTGGCACAGCGGCGCCCTCTCTCGCGGCGTCCCTGACCCCTCCGTCTGCCATCCCCCCTCCACTGGCTGCACTCACCGCCATGTCTGCTGCCCCGCAGGCCTTCCTCCACTACCCCCTGCACCAGCCCGACCGCATGCAGTGAGCAGCCCTGAGAAAAAGAGGATCAGTGGTGGTGGATGGAGTGACGATTCAAAGACAGTCTGACTGTTGAGCTGTGTCGTCATCGGGATGAGACTAAATCCCCAGGGAGAGAGTGTGATGTAATCAAAGGGCTTTTAGAAAACACTCgcattcctttttctttttttttatataatattgttgaaataaatgttttatggtttCATCAGCATATGATCTGAATGTTTTTTACTAAATGGCAGAAGTCAGGGACTGGAGTGAGATGACTGGTaatctgtgtgtctctcacacCGTTGACCCTCAGTGTGGAGGTCGGACGCTACCGGAGAGTACACGGGTAAAGACAATGAGAAATAAGTCTGCTTGACGGCGGCAGTTTCTCCGTACGCTACTGAGCCCAACGCTGGATATCAGCCAAGCTGGGAGCCGCCTCCTCTCTCAGAAACACAGGTCCAATTACCTGCTCATCAAAGGTTACATGTCTGTCTATGGCCTTAGagatctctctccctccatacCGGCTTCAATCTgccatttttatttgtgtctcaTCTCAAATGAACAAAATGGCTGTTGTTCTCCCTTTTGTTCCTCTTATCCACCACTGCAAGGTTATTACACACAGTTTAACAGAATATGCAATTATGATGATGAAGGATAAGTATGAACAAAGTAGGCAGCACTGGTCggtgtattgtttttatattgctACTGTTAGAACCTTACTCAGAGAAAGACTTTAACACTGAAAACATCATAATAGTCGTCAGATGGCGTTCGGCCGTTTGTTCGGGTACTCATCATTTAGGATATTTAAATAACATAGCCGTCCATACATATCAAgtacatttgttttgatgtagGTGTTAAGAAGTAAATGTTGTGGATGTGTGAGtgtattttgtgtctgtgtgtgtgacagagaaataGAGCGATGATGCAGTAATCACCAGTGTGAGGACCAAGATTCTTCTCCAGCTCATTGTACTGGTCagagttgtttttatatttccctGCAGCAGAATAAAGACAGATGTTTCAGCAATGACACCGGAGTCTCTCGGTGCTGTGGCGCCACATCAGTGGTCATGAACCAAGCCATACATcaaatatgcaaaataaaatgattatttctGAAACAAAGTACATGGCATTGCTCTCTGAGTGTTGGGTGACAGTCATTGTGGTAAAGATCCCACTGGGATTAATAAAGCGCGATCAGCTGTATCTAAACATCTGCTGCATGCGTTCGCCAGGAGCCCGATGAGTCGCACGTGAGTCATGTAAGACATTTACATGTGTCGATAAAAATACTTCACACTGATAGGAAACGTTCAtcatttttgggaaatatgcttttttcactttcaagaGTTAAAAACATCAGTTGCAACCAGCAGTGAACTTTAGGTGGATTTTTAAAACGAGCTGTTTCCCCTTTTTCCAGTTTTAATGCTGACCTTACTGTAAATGGACTGTTTTTAAATACTCTTATTATAAGtcccattcatacagtgcttctatatGCAGGACTTTTTctatcacatacacacacacatcatgcaTCATCGAGGGTTATTTGCAGTTTattatcttgcccaaagacacttcagaatgcagactggagatGCCGGGGATCAAACCTTCAACCTTTTgtttagtggacgaccctctaTCTCTTGAGCCACAGCCGTCCCTGAGCTGATCGTATCTACCcggctgctggctgtagcttcacaTAGTGTATACTGTGTGGTTAATAATActggttttatttcataattcATATCTTGGTCAGAAAGCAAAAAAGCATCTCTCCCAATTTTAT
The sequence above is drawn from the Hippoglossus hippoglossus isolate fHipHip1 chromosome 7, fHipHip1.pri, whole genome shotgun sequence genome and encodes:
- the rbm38 gene encoding RNA-binding protein 38, translated to MSSPLFVGQLLGVPLEIMHPTMEKDTTYTKIFVGGLPYHTNDASLRKYFETFGDIDEAVVITDKQTGKSRGYGFVTMVDRGAAERACKDANPIIDGRKANVNLAYLGAKPRSSQTSLSVGVQQVHPTWAQRQYGLTQQYVYPQAFLQPSLMLQSQLSPTAAALSSPYLDYSSAYSHYTPTGLEQYPYTPSPSPSGGYLSYSFSPGTAAPSLAASLTPPSAIPPPLAALTAMSAAPQAFLHYPLHQPDRMQ